From a single Osmerus mordax isolate fOsmMor3 chromosome 14, fOsmMor3.pri, whole genome shotgun sequence genomic region:
- the tmem187 gene encoding transmembrane protein 187 has product MTEKLSFSCYNLWLDQCATSMSKSFFMYVMKSALFCVLVPFLVCVAVVNIGVFDRVLVDISYDHYAEKTVDFLPSFLAMPFNSLINVGYIYMGLYWLFQRTKDKGDTDTSLYVKDVFAFMAIFYAPVQWVRLATLGRVPAVLDQWFTLPIFAWVPVWCHFIEHGWRPRIAATVELCSIFSYAIALAHDLGFEVALACHVAFALYKGAGVHLKYGDSLSRWYLGLASLSCCGFVILKLLDHTLAQYRPFQHLTGHFWSKVCDILQFHYSFCFLTHLTRSAARKGTSKSN; this is encoded by the coding sequence ATGACCGAGAAACTGAGTTTTTCATGTTACAATCTATGGTTAGACCAATGCGCCACCTCAATGTCTAAAAGTTTTTTCATGTACGTAATGAAGTCTGCGTTGTTTTGTGTATTGGTGCCTTTCTTGGTTTGTGTAGCTGTAGTGAACATCGGTGTCTTCGACCGCGTTCTAGTGGACATATCCTATGATCACTACGCAGAAAAAACTGTTGACTTCTTGCCTAGTTTCTTGGCAATGCCTTTCAACTCTCTTATAAACGTGGGATATATTTACATGGGATTGTACTGGCTATTTCAACGGACAAAGGACAAAGGTGACACCGATACTTCGCTTTATGTCAAAGACGTCTTCGCTTTCATGGCCATTTTTTACGCACCTGTCCAGTGGGTCCGCCTAGCGACGCTGGGCCGTGTACCCGCCGTGTTGGATCAATGGTTCACTCTACCGATTTTCGCGTGGGTACCTGTTTGGTGCCATTTCATAGAGCACGGTTGGCGGCCACGCATCGCGGCAACTGTCGAACTTTGCTCCATCTTCAGCTATGCCATCGCGTTGGCGCACGATTTGGGATTTGAGGTGGCGCTCGCGTGCCATGTCGCATTTGCCCTTTACAAAGGCGCCGGGGTCCATCTCAAATACGGAGACTCACTATCCCGGTGGTACCTGGGTCTTGCCTCACTGTCTTGTTGTGGGTTTGTGATTCTCAAGCTGTTGGATCACACCCTAGCGCAATACCGACCGTTCCAACACCTGACAGGGCACTTCTGGTCCAAAGTGTGTGACATTTTACAGTTCCACTATAGCTTCTGCTTTCTCACACACCTGACACGGTCTGCAGCGCGGAAGGGGACATCTAAAAGTAACTGA